The proteins below come from a single Tsuneonella deserti genomic window:
- a CDS encoding tryptophan halogenase family protein translates to MAIRRIVIVGGGTAGWMAAAALSRLKAGHDLSIELIESEQIGTIGVGEATIPPFVQFNKLLEIDEREMLAASKGTFKLGIQFVNWGKQGHNYFHPFGAYGYEIDGISFHHVWHKLRSEGDPRPIQVFNAETMAAMFQRFARTADDHPADLPPINYAYHIDAGRYAALLRKYAEVRGVVRREGMVVDVALDGESGFVRSVTMNDGQHIDGDLFVDCSGFRGLLIEQALETGYEDWSHWLPCNRAVAIPCNRDDGSPPAPYTRSTAWSAGWQWQVPLQHRNGNGHVYCAEFMENQEALDILLANLAGKPLADPNFLRFVSGRRKKFWNRNVVAIGLAAGFMEPLESTSIHLVNTAITKLVSVLSLDGITPTQENAFNRLSGREYDRIRDFIILHYKATSRDDSPFWDYCRNMSIPDTLEEKIELFRQTGQVFREEDELFTETSWAAVMMGQGIAMEGHNPMTDRLGGSDLKREIDGIEQSIRYMVNAMPAHEQFVKAYCPADV, encoded by the coding sequence ATGGCTATTAGACGCATTGTGATCGTCGGCGGCGGTACGGCGGGGTGGATGGCAGCCGCCGCACTATCGCGACTGAAGGCGGGGCACGACCTCTCCATCGAGCTGATCGAATCGGAGCAGATCGGCACGATCGGCGTGGGCGAAGCGACCATCCCGCCGTTTGTCCAGTTCAACAAGCTCCTGGAAATCGACGAGCGCGAGATGCTCGCGGCGTCCAAGGGCACTTTCAAGCTCGGCATTCAGTTCGTGAACTGGGGCAAGCAGGGCCATAACTACTTTCATCCGTTCGGTGCGTACGGCTACGAAATCGACGGCATCTCCTTCCACCACGTGTGGCACAAGCTGCGGAGCGAGGGCGATCCGCGTCCGATCCAGGTGTTCAATGCCGAAACAATGGCGGCAATGTTCCAGCGGTTCGCCCGCACGGCCGACGATCACCCGGCCGATCTTCCGCCGATCAACTATGCCTATCACATCGACGCCGGACGCTATGCCGCACTCCTGCGCAAATATGCGGAGGTGCGCGGTGTCGTGCGGCGCGAAGGAATGGTCGTGGACGTGGCGCTCGACGGCGAGAGCGGGTTCGTGCGTTCAGTGACGATGAACGACGGCCAACACATCGATGGCGACCTGTTCGTGGACTGCTCGGGATTTCGCGGCCTGCTCATCGAGCAGGCGCTCGAGACGGGATATGAGGATTGGAGCCACTGGCTCCCCTGCAATCGCGCCGTGGCGATCCCGTGCAACCGCGACGATGGCAGCCCGCCGGCGCCGTACACTCGCTCGACCGCCTGGAGCGCGGGCTGGCAGTGGCAGGTCCCGCTCCAGCACCGCAACGGCAACGGCCACGTCTATTGTGCCGAGTTCATGGAGAACCAGGAAGCGCTCGACATCCTGCTGGCGAACCTCGCAGGAAAGCCGTTGGCGGATCCGAATTTCCTGCGTTTCGTCAGTGGACGGCGCAAAAAGTTCTGGAACCGCAACGTTGTGGCCATTGGCCTTGCGGCCGGATTCATGGAGCCGCTGGAATCGACCTCCATCCACCTGGTCAATACCGCCATCACCAAGCTCGTCTCGGTCTTGTCGCTGGATGGAATCACGCCGACGCAGGAGAATGCGTTCAATCGCCTGAGCGGGCGAGAGTATGACCGGATCAGGGACTTCATCATCCTGCATTACAAGGCGACATCGCGTGACGATTCGCCGTTCTGGGATTACTGTCGCAACATGAGCATTCCGGACACCCTCGAGGAAAAAATCGAACTGTTCCGTCAGACAGGGCAGGTGTTCCGTGAGGAAGACGAGCTATTCACCGAAACCAGTTGGGCGGCCGTGATGATGGGCCAGGGGATCGCGATGGAGGGGCACAACCCGATGACTGACCGGTTGGGTGGCAGCGACCTCAAGCGCGAGATCGACGGTATCGAGCAGTCGATCCGCTACATGGTCAACGCAATGCCCGCCCACGAACAGTTCGTGAAGGCCTATTGCCCCGCGGACGTCTGA
- a CDS encoding TonB-dependent receptor, with product MAAVLGGPVMAQEADQVDDPNQAKQSTTGTVEASTNETDNGDDGEIVVSGFRASLESAQGIKRDADTVVDVITAEDIGALPDRSVAEALQRVPGVNVSRFEQRDDPDRFSVEGSGVIIRGLPFVRSELNGRDIFSANGGRELSFNDVSPELLGRIEVFKNVTADMIEGGISGTVNLVTRKPLDRRGLHIAGTAEANYGDLARKWSPGFSVLASNTFDTSIGTFGIQLAYAQSELRTRTDASQITDPCYRQPSLDGPCLRIQPVGSGGISGDFNFDPDNFPPAGSVIVPKGAGVRTTDLERDRKAYSGVLQWESLDGSAKVTAEYLRAETDARLNEHAILALVNDDGLFPIPADTWTFDDNGIFQTGTLTQAQPFNGGRGIPTEILRFQREDAAWTQDMSLRIELSPTDRLHFNAEVQYIDSDRTEQGLISAMQTYTDVKIDASGNTPIVQFLQPSTTDSPAGYFNDPSKTFYWFLIDNQVHNEGDLLTVRADGHYDLSDTGFLRSVSFGARWGDRNRVTRNANFSNWGNLGAPWTGRGGNWNCADFQAFGCGGAYVADFPNYAQVQNPFGNDFQRGAVPVPLGNGSAFFFGGDDQVAEYLSGLTQQQADEITAFTLTPNAWHQISDRGNVVPGLPWTPGEINQVRESTNAAYLKVDFGSEFGNGMELSGNIGLRYAETEYKTGGQIAYPDPTFFDKDNNGTVTQEEIAASCATVQPGQAAPGYCSLSPARQAEFAEVFTGEVVPDNSNITFHNWLPSFNAKLDVGNGLLFRVAASKAISRPDMNAFATGGQIFENTGNLLAGGTLATGPLFQVFTGNRLLRPIQSWNYDLSVEWYFDRVGSITVAGFYKDLKSLVNFGQQVRTFTSPSGVTTEVAVNGPVNVDEGKIKGVELAYQQTWDFLPGPLSGLGGQFTYTYVDSDLGNSTLGAQQSPFAGGLPLVGISKQTVNAVLFYEKYGFSARAAYNWRSKFLQTPRDVIFPFSPIYGEATGQLDASLFYDVTPHIKVGVQGVNLLDEVTRTSQVIDFDGTRVTRSAFRNDRRYTFLARFEF from the coding sequence ATGGCTGCGGTACTCGGCGGCCCCGTCATGGCGCAGGAAGCCGACCAGGTCGATGACCCTAACCAGGCAAAGCAGTCAACCACGGGGACGGTTGAGGCCAGCACAAACGAGACGGACAATGGAGACGATGGCGAGATAGTCGTCTCCGGCTTCCGCGCCTCGCTCGAATCCGCGCAGGGCATCAAGAGAGACGCCGACACCGTAGTCGACGTGATCACGGCCGAGGACATCGGCGCTCTTCCTGATCGCTCGGTCGCCGAGGCGCTCCAGCGCGTGCCTGGCGTGAACGTCAGCCGTTTCGAGCAGCGCGACGACCCCGACCGGTTCTCGGTCGAGGGTTCGGGAGTCATCATCCGGGGCTTGCCCTTCGTCCGCTCTGAGCTGAACGGGCGCGACATCTTCTCGGCGAACGGCGGACGCGAGTTGTCGTTCAATGACGTGTCGCCCGAGTTGCTCGGCCGCATCGAGGTGTTCAAGAACGTCACCGCCGACATGATCGAAGGCGGCATTTCCGGTACGGTCAACCTGGTCACCCGCAAGCCGCTCGACAGGCGCGGTCTGCATATCGCGGGCACGGCGGAAGCCAACTACGGCGATCTTGCCAGGAAGTGGTCGCCGGGCTTCTCGGTGCTCGCTTCAAACACCTTCGACACTTCGATCGGCACGTTCGGTATCCAGCTGGCCTATGCGCAATCGGAACTGCGCACCCGAACCGATGCCTCGCAGATTACCGATCCGTGCTATCGCCAGCCGTCCCTTGATGGGCCGTGCCTGCGCATCCAGCCGGTCGGCTCTGGCGGGATTTCGGGCGACTTCAATTTCGATCCGGATAATTTCCCGCCGGCCGGATCGGTCATTGTCCCCAAGGGCGCCGGCGTGCGCACGACCGATCTCGAGCGTGACCGGAAGGCCTATTCGGGTGTCCTTCAGTGGGAGAGCCTCGACGGCAGCGCGAAGGTCACCGCCGAATATTTGCGCGCGGAGACCGACGCGCGGCTGAACGAGCACGCGATCCTCGCGCTCGTCAACGACGACGGGCTGTTCCCTATTCCCGCGGACACCTGGACCTTCGACGACAACGGAATTTTCCAGACCGGCACCCTGACGCAGGCGCAGCCGTTCAACGGCGGCCGCGGCATCCCTACCGAAATCCTCCGCTTCCAGCGCGAAGACGCCGCGTGGACGCAGGACATGTCGCTGCGGATCGAGCTCTCACCGACCGACCGGCTGCACTTCAATGCCGAGGTCCAGTACATCGACTCTGACCGGACCGAGCAGGGCCTGATCTCGGCCATGCAAACCTATACCGACGTCAAGATCGATGCTTCGGGCAACACCCCCATCGTACAGTTCCTGCAGCCGTCGACCACGGATTCTCCGGCAGGCTACTTCAACGATCCCAGCAAGACGTTTTACTGGTTCCTGATCGACAACCAGGTGCACAACGAAGGGGACCTCCTGACGGTTCGGGCCGACGGGCACTACGACCTGTCCGACACGGGATTCCTCCGCTCGGTAAGTTTCGGTGCGCGCTGGGGCGATCGGAACCGGGTCACGCGCAATGCCAATTTCTCCAATTGGGGCAACCTCGGTGCGCCATGGACCGGGCGTGGCGGCAACTGGAACTGTGCAGACTTCCAGGCCTTCGGTTGCGGCGGCGCCTACGTCGCCGATTTCCCGAACTATGCGCAGGTCCAGAACCCGTTCGGAAACGATTTCCAGCGTGGCGCGGTGCCAGTTCCCCTTGGTAACGGTTCTGCGTTCTTCTTCGGCGGCGACGACCAGGTTGCCGAGTACCTCAGCGGCCTCACGCAACAGCAGGCCGACGAGATCACTGCGTTCACCCTGACTCCCAATGCATGGCACCAGATTTCCGATCGCGGCAACGTGGTGCCTGGCCTGCCTTGGACACCGGGTGAGATCAACCAGGTGCGCGAAAGCACAAATGCCGCCTATCTGAAGGTCGATTTCGGCAGCGAATTCGGCAACGGGATGGAACTTAGCGGCAACATCGGGCTGCGCTATGCCGAGACCGAGTACAAGACCGGCGGCCAGATCGCCTATCCGGATCCCACTTTCTTCGACAAGGACAACAACGGGACCGTCACCCAGGAGGAAATCGCCGCATCGTGCGCAACAGTTCAGCCTGGGCAGGCGGCACCGGGCTACTGCAGCTTGTCGCCCGCGCGCCAGGCCGAGTTCGCAGAGGTGTTCACCGGCGAGGTCGTGCCCGACAATTCCAACATCACGTTCCATAACTGGCTGCCAAGCTTCAACGCGAAGCTTGATGTCGGGAATGGACTGCTGTTCCGGGTAGCGGCGTCCAAGGCCATCTCCCGTCCCGACATGAACGCCTTCGCGACCGGCGGACAAATCTTCGAAAACACCGGAAACCTGCTGGCCGGGGGTACGCTCGCCACAGGCCCGCTGTTCCAGGTATTCACGGGCAACCGGCTCCTGCGACCGATCCAGTCATGGAACTATGACCTTTCGGTCGAGTGGTATTTCGACCGCGTTGGTTCGATCACGGTCGCGGGTTTCTACAAGGATCTCAAGAGCCTGGTTAACTTCGGGCAGCAGGTTCGCACCTTCACCAGCCCGAGCGGCGTCACCACCGAGGTGGCCGTAAACGGGCCCGTCAATGTCGACGAAGGCAAGATCAAGGGAGTTGAACTCGCCTATCAGCAGACGTGGGACTTCCTGCCTGGTCCGCTTTCCGGTCTGGGTGGCCAGTTCACCTATACCTACGTCGATTCCGACCTCGGCAACTCTACGCTGGGCGCGCAGCAAAGTCCGTTTGCGGGCGGTCTGCCGCTGGTCGGCATTTCCAAGCAGACGGTCAACGCGGTCCTGTTCTACGAGAAATACGGGTTCTCGGCGCGCGCAGCATACAACTGGCGCTCAAAGTTCCTGCAAACCCCGCGCGATGTGATCTTCCCGTTCTCGCCAATCTACGGCGAGGCAACCGGGCAACTCGACGCATCGCTGTTCTACGACGTAACCCCGCACATCAAAGTCGGGGTACAGGGGGTAAATCTTCTCGATGAGGTCACCCGCACCAGCCAGGTGATCGACTTCGACGGCACCCGGGTCACCAGATCGGCATTCCGGAACGACCGACGCTATACTTTCCTGGCACGCTTCGAATTCTGA
- a CDS encoding LacI family DNA-binding transcriptional regulator, translating to MSRRRAGVTIKHVAADAKVSLQTVSRVINNEPNVRPETRSRVQASIDKLGYVPLIAAQRLSGRRSYLILVLNDRDRTIADWKARQGGDWVNQMLLGGMLKASEHGYRLILELVDTHSDQIERELATTIGALQPDGVILTPPHSENAQICQLLESHGIPFVRIGAAGDGPGFSVTMDDAGSAREATEHLIGLGHRRIGFIAGLPEYSLSAWRVDGWRAAMADAGLPCEDLLVQGDFGYQSGIEATNRLLALHPRPTAIIASNDQMALAALEAARNMKLDVPGSLSLVSFDNTPVVRFIQPPLTAVDQPIAETVAKAVELLIAAARGEPSHGPEVVPGHLVPRESTGPARPTG from the coding sequence ATGAGCCGGCGGCGGGCGGGGGTCACGATCAAGCACGTCGCAGCAGATGCGAAAGTCTCGCTGCAGACCGTCAGCCGGGTCATCAACAATGAGCCCAACGTGCGCCCGGAGACTCGTTCCCGGGTACAGGCTTCGATCGACAAGCTTGGCTACGTGCCGCTGATCGCGGCCCAGCGGCTCAGCGGGCGGCGATCCTATCTGATCCTCGTTCTTAATGACCGCGATCGCACGATCGCCGACTGGAAGGCGCGGCAGGGCGGTGACTGGGTCAACCAGATGCTGCTTGGGGGAATGCTCAAGGCATCAGAGCACGGCTATCGATTGATTCTCGAACTCGTCGATACGCACAGCGACCAGATCGAGCGTGAACTCGCAACCACCATCGGCGCACTCCAGCCGGATGGAGTGATCCTTACGCCTCCCCATTCGGAAAACGCCCAGATTTGCCAGCTGCTGGAATCGCACGGCATTCCCTTTGTCCGAATCGGCGCCGCCGGCGACGGGCCCGGTTTCTCGGTCACGATGGACGATGCCGGATCGGCCCGCGAGGCGACCGAGCACCTTATCGGGCTTGGTCACCGGCGGATCGGCTTCATCGCCGGCTTGCCCGAATATAGCCTCAGCGCCTGGCGGGTTGATGGCTGGAGGGCTGCGATGGCCGATGCGGGTCTCCCTTGTGAGGATCTGCTTGTCCAAGGTGATTTCGGTTATCAGTCTGGTATCGAAGCCACTAACCGGCTGCTCGCGCTCCATCCTCGGCCTACCGCCATCATCGCCAGTAACGACCAGATGGCGCTCGCAGCACTCGAAGCTGCGCGCAATATGAAGCTGGATGTCCCCGGCAGCCTGTCTCTCGTCAGCTTCGACAATACCCCGGTGGTCCGCTTCATTCAGCCCCCTCTGACCGCGGTGGATCAGCCCATTGCGGAAACCGTTGCGAAAGCTGTTGAGCTCCTGATTGCCGCGGCGCGAGGAGAGCCATCACATGGGCCGGAAGTCGTCCCCGGCCATCTTGTTCCGCGTGAATCCACGGGCCCAGCACGTCCGACTGGCTGA
- a CDS encoding glycoside hydrolase family 3 protein — translation MVARWLRGLGIPAFAALTLTGCAGVQSSTASAPVSVSGQVQEAVANPSLWPAAHSPVEFSDQATEAEIGRLLQTMTLEQKVGQLIQADIGSISPDDLEHYPLGSILAGGNSGPNGNERASAEQWARLVGDFRAASLRPAANGIAVPIIFGVDAVHGHNNIPGATIFPHNIGLGAARDPDLVRRIGEATAAEVAGTGIEWTFAPTLAVPQDTRWGRTYEGYSSDPQLVARYGAAMVAGLQGHLVSGRPLAPEHVAATAKHFLADGGTRNGTDQGDAAISEAELIDRHAQGYPAAIDAGALTVMASFSSWNGVKNHGNESLLTGVLKQRMGFEGFVVGDWNGHGQVPGCTPVDCPEAILAGLDMFMAPDSWKGLFDSTLASAKKGEIPLARIDDAVRRILRVKFKLDLFAGDVKRGDTSAVGAPAHLALAREAVAKSLVLLKNKGSVLPIRPGARVLVVGPAADDIAIQTGGWTVSWQGTDVTRKDFPNGQTVWEALAKAVREAGGTVVLAPGDAPAGQFDVAIVVYGETPYAEFQGDRPNVDFVAQGDKPLVLLQELKGRGIPTVSLFLSGRPLYTSPELEASDAFVAGWLPGTQGSGIADVLVAQNDGKPRRDFTGTLPFAWPADCGDGRTILFPLGFGGSYARPPSGATLDTSCVTDAGSAEGFAIFAKGLVQGVSASVSGSALPNLGGRSGEGSFTATAFDAAAQEDARELTWLAPAKLQLRWPSKAFGRASALRLRFSIDQRPAGKITISPLCDGCSPSVDLTSTFALAEGKGWREARIPLQCLDTDRLEGLEVAAVAGFRMRLQDLRIIQQDNDGNCRGPF, via the coding sequence GTGGTTGCACGGTGGTTGCGCGGGCTGGGGATCCCGGCGTTTGCAGCGCTCACGCTGACAGGCTGCGCCGGCGTCCAGTCGAGCACGGCATCAGCGCCTGTTTCGGTTTCGGGCCAGGTGCAGGAGGCGGTCGCAAACCCATCGCTCTGGCCTGCCGCGCATAGTCCGGTCGAATTCAGCGATCAGGCAACCGAAGCAGAAATCGGTCGCCTGCTCCAGACCATGACCCTGGAGCAAAAGGTCGGCCAGTTGATCCAGGCCGACATCGGGTCGATCAGTCCCGATGATCTTGAGCATTACCCCCTTGGCAGCATCCTGGCAGGCGGCAACAGCGGTCCCAACGGAAACGAACGCGCATCCGCCGAACAATGGGCGCGGCTGGTCGGGGATTTTCGCGCCGCTTCTCTTCGTCCCGCTGCCAATGGGATCGCCGTTCCGATCATCTTCGGGGTCGACGCGGTGCACGGCCACAACAACATTCCCGGAGCCACGATCTTCCCGCACAACATCGGCCTGGGCGCGGCGCGCGATCCCGATCTGGTCCGGCGGATCGGGGAAGCCACCGCCGCGGAGGTTGCCGGGACCGGTATCGAATGGACTTTCGCGCCCACTCTCGCGGTCCCGCAAGACACGCGCTGGGGCCGCACTTACGAAGGATATTCCTCCGATCCGCAACTCGTCGCCCGCTACGGCGCGGCGATGGTCGCGGGCTTGCAAGGGCATCTTGTCTCGGGTCGCCCGCTGGCGCCTGAACATGTCGCGGCGACGGCCAAGCATTTTCTTGCCGATGGGGGCACCCGCAATGGCACGGACCAGGGCGATGCGGCGATTTCCGAGGCAGAGCTTATCGATCGGCATGCGCAAGGCTACCCGGCCGCCATTGATGCCGGAGCGCTGACTGTCATGGCCAGCTTCTCGAGCTGGAACGGCGTCAAGAATCACGGGAACGAAAGCCTCCTGACCGGGGTGCTCAAGCAGCGCATGGGCTTCGAAGGCTTCGTGGTCGGTGACTGGAACGGCCATGGCCAGGTGCCGGGTTGCACACCCGTCGATTGTCCGGAGGCAATACTCGCCGGCCTCGACATGTTCATGGCACCCGATAGCTGGAAGGGGCTTTTCGACAGTACGCTGGCAAGCGCCAAGAAGGGCGAAATCCCGCTCGCCCGGATTGACGATGCGGTTAGGCGCATCCTGCGCGTGAAATTCAAGCTGGATTTGTTCGCAGGCGATGTGAAGCGGGGAGATACCTCGGCGGTGGGCGCACCTGCCCATCTGGCACTCGCTCGCGAAGCAGTCGCAAAATCGCTGGTGCTGCTAAAGAACAAGGGCTCGGTCCTGCCGATACGCCCAGGTGCCCGAGTTCTGGTGGTCGGGCCGGCTGCTGACGACATAGCCATTCAGACGGGTGGATGGACTGTCAGCTGGCAGGGTACTGACGTCACACGCAAGGACTTTCCCAACGGCCAAACGGTCTGGGAAGCACTGGCAAAGGCCGTGCGGGAGGCGGGTGGGACGGTTGTCCTGGCGCCCGGAGATGCGCCAGCGGGCCAGTTCGATGTGGCGATCGTCGTATATGGCGAGACGCCCTATGCGGAATTCCAGGGTGACCGGCCGAACGTCGATTTCGTCGCCCAGGGGGACAAGCCCCTTGTGCTGTTGCAAGAATTGAAAGGGCGAGGCATCCCGACAGTTTCGCTGTTCCTGTCGGGCAGGCCGCTTTACACCAGCCCCGAACTCGAAGCCTCGGACGCGTTCGTGGCGGGCTGGCTGCCAGGCACGCAAGGCTCGGGCATCGCAGATGTCCTGGTCGCTCAAAATGACGGCAAGCCAAGGCGAGATTTCACCGGCACGCTGCCATTCGCGTGGCCAGCCGATTGCGGGGATGGAAGGACGATCCTGTTTCCGCTTGGCTTTGGCGGCAGCTATGCCCGCCCCCCGTCCGGGGCGACCCTCGATACTTCCTGTGTGACCGACGCCGGCTCCGCCGAAGGATTTGCGATCTTTGCCAAGGGCCTTGTCCAAGGCGTCAGCGCATCGGTATCGGGCAGCGCGCTACCGAACCTGGGCGGTCGCAGTGGTGAGGGGAGTTTCACCGCGACGGCGTTCGACGCCGCGGCGCAGGAAGATGCACGTGAGTTGACGTGGCTCGCCCCCGCCAAGCTACAACTGCGCTGGCCGTCGAAAGCCTTCGGGCGCGCCAGCGCGCTGCGGCTTCGTTTCTCCATCGATCAGCGACCTGCCGGCAAGATTACGATTTCGCCGCTGTGCGACGGATGCAGTCCGTCGGTGGATCTCACATCGACATTTGCCCTCGCAGAAGGGAAGGGGTGGCGCGAAGCCAGGATTCCCTTGCAATGCCTAGACACGGATAGGTTGGAAGGGCTGGAAGTCGCCGCCGTGGCGGGCTTCAGGATGAGATTGCAGGACCTGCGCATAATCCAGCAGGATAACGACGGGAATTGCCGCGGACCGTTTTAG
- a CDS encoding sugar MFS transporter produces MALAIDTTSSTDPNAVVDDGTHIDAPGLQFFVFGLFFIFGGITSLNDVIIPKLKELFTLNYTQAMLVQFCFFAAYAVVGIPGAQLVKRLGYMRGAVAGLLTMMAGCLLFVPASQYAVYGLFLFALFVLASGVVIVQVVANPLISLLGPVRTTHSRLTFAQAFNSLGTTIFPYFGAILILGSLATVSADQLSGPELDAYRTAESQAIVHGYIGLAAALAVVAAVVFAFRNRLQGERHEAAAALGGFDLLKRPRFGYGALCIFLYVGAEVAIGSIIVSYLMQVEVMGLAEQEAGKLIPLYWGGALVGRFIGSAVLRMVSPGLLLATVAAGAIVLVTISANSSGTIAGYSLLSVGLMNAIMFPTIFSLASERLGARAADGSGIINVAIAGGAVVPLAFGAIADATGSLAVALTLPAVCYAVIAGFGIFARRPA; encoded by the coding sequence ATGGCACTGGCAATCGACACGACATCCAGCACCGATCCGAACGCCGTTGTCGATGATGGCACGCACATCGATGCTCCGGGCCTCCAGTTCTTCGTGTTCGGTCTGTTCTTCATCTTCGGCGGAATCACCTCGCTCAACGATGTGATCATTCCCAAGCTGAAGGAACTGTTCACGCTCAACTACACGCAGGCGATGCTGGTCCAGTTCTGCTTCTTCGCGGCTTACGCAGTCGTGGGCATTCCGGGCGCCCAGCTGGTCAAGCGCCTCGGTTACATGCGAGGCGCCGTAGCCGGCCTGCTCACGATGATGGCGGGGTGCCTGCTGTTCGTCCCTGCAAGCCAATACGCGGTCTATGGCCTGTTCCTGTTTGCCCTCTTCGTCCTCGCGAGCGGGGTGGTCATCGTCCAGGTCGTCGCCAACCCGCTGATCAGCCTGTTGGGCCCGGTCAGGACCACGCACAGTCGGCTGACGTTCGCGCAGGCATTCAATTCGCTCGGCACCACGATCTTCCCCTATTTCGGCGCGATCCTCATCCTGGGCAGTCTGGCGACCGTCTCGGCCGACCAGCTTTCCGGACCGGAACTCGATGCCTACCGCACCGCTGAAAGCCAGGCGATCGTTCACGGCTACATCGGCCTTGCGGCCGCGCTCGCGGTCGTGGCGGCGGTGGTCTTCGCATTCCGCAACCGTTTGCAGGGGGAGCGGCACGAAGCCGCTGCCGCGCTCGGCGGGTTTGACCTGCTGAAACGGCCACGCTTCGGTTATGGAGCGCTGTGTATTTTCCTATACGTCGGCGCCGAGGTGGCGATCGGTTCGATCATCGTGAGCTACCTCATGCAGGTCGAAGTCATGGGCCTGGCGGAGCAGGAGGCGGGCAAACTGATTCCGCTTTACTGGGGCGGTGCGCTGGTAGGCCGGTTCATCGGTTCGGCGGTTCTGCGCATGGTCAGTCCGGGCCTGTTGCTCGCGACGGTCGCCGCCGGCGCGATCGTGCTGGTTACGATCTCGGCCAATAGCAGTGGCACGATCGCGGGCTACAGCTTGCTATCAGTCGGCCTGATGAACGCGATCATGTTCCCGACGATCTTCTCGCTGGCTTCCGAGAGGCTGGGTGCGCGTGCGGCCGACGGATCGGGCATCATCAACGTAGCCATCGCCGGAGGTGCCGTCGTTCCGCTCGCATTCGGCGCAATCGCCGACGCTACCGGCAGCCTGGCGGTTGCGCTCACACTGCCGGCGGTTTGCTACGCGGTGATCGCCGGCTTCGGCATCTTTGCGCGCAGGCCTGCCTGA
- a CDS encoding glycoside hydrolase family 16 protein, with protein MFADEFDSGALDRSKWNVVGPDFWVNQEEQAYLDSPETIGFLPAGTVEGASSGVLVLRPRFRQGFETPSGRKADFVSGRINTQGKFDFTYGRAVARIRMPAATGVWPAFWLLGNGKWPETGEIDIMEYVGERDWVGVAMHGTGYSGETPLVNKHFFAPGTDVTDWHEYEADWGPDRVVFKIDGRPIYRVTRKMVEFYDKWRFDTPQHVILNFAVGGIYPFKTNGIERPYKGVPAETVERIRMGELAMEVDWVRVYKQGNPDARE; from the coding sequence GTGTTCGCTGACGAATTCGACAGCGGCGCGCTCGACAGGTCGAAGTGGAACGTGGTCGGTCCCGACTTCTGGGTGAACCAGGAAGAGCAGGCTTACCTCGACAGTCCCGAGACCATCGGTTTTCTGCCTGCGGGAACGGTCGAGGGCGCTTCGAGCGGGGTGCTGGTGTTGCGGCCACGCTTCCGCCAGGGATTCGAAACCCCGTCGGGCCGCAAGGCTGACTTCGTTTCGGGTCGCATCAACACGCAAGGCAAGTTCGACTTCACTTATGGCCGGGCGGTCGCGCGCATCCGGATGCCGGCCGCGACCGGTGTGTGGCCAGCCTTCTGGCTGCTTGGTAACGGCAAATGGCCCGAGACCGGCGAGATCGACATCATGGAGTACGTCGGCGAGCGTGACTGGGTGGGCGTCGCCATGCACGGCACCGGCTATTCGGGCGAGACGCCGCTGGTGAACAAGCATTTCTTCGCACCCGGCACCGATGTAACCGACTGGCACGAATACGAGGCGGACTGGGGTCCCGATCGCGTGGTGTTCAAAATCGACGGGCGCCCGATCTACCGCGTTACCCGCAAGATGGTCGAATTCTACGACAAGTGGCGTTTCGACACGCCGCAGCACGTCATCCTGAATTTCGCAGTCGGCGGGATATATCCGTTCAAGACCAACGGGATCGAACGGCCGTACAAGGGGGTTCCGGCCGAAACCGTTGAACGCATACGTATGGGCGAATTGGCGATGGAGGTGGACTGGGTGCGGGTCTACAAGCAGGGTAATCCCGACGCCCGAGAGTAG